A window of Macrotis lagotis isolate mMagLag1 chromosome 1, bilby.v1.9.chrom.fasta, whole genome shotgun sequence genomic DNA:
AATGGTAGCTGCTCGGCGGCTTTGCTTTCTTTTGCCACATTCCTTGTAGCTCCGGTAGTACTGTTGGATCAGCACAGCAGCACGTCTGCTCTGCTGGAATTTTTTCTGCTCATAATAGCTTCGGAATTTGCTCTGGATAAGGATGGCAGCCTGTGTCATCTTTTTATAAAGTGCATACTGCAGAGGAGACAAAAACAAGCTGAGTAGTAACAACAGGAGAAAGACAAGTTTTTCCATACTGATCAAGGAGCCTTGTTTCCTTGGCATGTGCTTTTAGGGAAAGGAGAAGCTCTCTTTTCATACACTCATCTAGGCCTTCTAAGGATCTTTCCACCTACCTTTCCAAAATGCAAAATGTAACAAATTCCAGCTCAGGTAACCTACTTCTTTAAAAGTGTTTTCCCTCCAcaaataccaaaatattcatttataatttttataaaagtatttatacATAGCAGCAGACTTAAATacttatgaaattaaaaatatgacaCTAAAAAATTCTGGATGTTGtatgagaatatttataaatcacttttgtAGAACAACTTAAGCTTATTTTTTCCATGTGCCTCCCATctcacaaaacaaataaaatttgctTTGTAATTAACACCTTGCTTGTGTCTAATTTTCTATCCATAAGGAACTTTATGGCTGAGTCACAAGTTCCCAGATACAAGGATTATCATGAAACGCTGACACCTTCAATAAAGCTGTTTCCACCTGCAATGATTAGTACCCCAAATAGCAAGATGATGGTGAAGCAATAAGGTAGGACAGCCTGGGAGATAACCACAGAAGATGGGGCCAAAGGAATCCAGCATAGGAGCCAaacactgttttgttttgttttttttgtttttatttccaccGTGCCTACTGTGTGTCCACAAAGAGAAGGTTAGGACAACCCAGGGCTGgggttttcttcttttgaatgtcCAACTCTGAACATTCCAAGTTCCTAGTCTTTCAAGAAAGCTATGTCCAATTTTGCCAAAAAGGGCCTCTGCAGAAAGGTCATGATAAAGCCCTCTTCCTACCAGAATATGCTTTGCCACTGAAAGGAAAATGTTTATGTCTTGCAGTTAAGACTCCTTCTGTAATTATGAGGTGAAATGgaaactttttattttcaaaaagagatGTTGGAGAGAGAACTATTTCAAGAGGATCTTTTCAATTCTATAATCTGTGGTATAACATAACATTTTAGTTATACAATTCATACCACATTTTGCCCTGTATACTTTGTATTTTCAGAACCAAAAAGGGTCCATTAGagtatttatttaatgaatttatgAGGTAAGCCCTGGTTGATAATAATAGTTTTTTATGTTCTGAGACTGGCTCATAAAACCTCCCCCCAACCCCTctctattaaataaaaaaatcactccAACACAGTGAAAACTCAGAAAGGTTATTCACTGTTAGGTATCCCTGATGTGAGGTGGTATGATCACACTACACAGTCCTCACTGATATTGGATGCTGCTATCTTAATTCATCTAAGGAACTATACTTTGTTTGTAGCTGATAATGAGTGTGAAGTTTTTGACTCTGGTGGAATGGTTGGAAGCGTTATTTGTGTTTATTCGTTACCTTCAAGGCTATCCATGTCAGCTTGGGGGGAGAAACAGAAAATACAAGATTAATGTTAGATTGgtgaattataaagaaaaaacagaaccAATAAAGCTAccaacaaaaattaatttaacctGACTATATAATGTCTAAAGTTATAGACAAATttcttaaagttatttttctttttaattttttttggggggtagaggTTATCTAGAAAagcttatatttgaaaataaatgcttttgataTGATTCCAGATGTCCAGCTTGCGTATGAGTGTCAGCTGCTCTATGCTGGGGAGCCCACCTGCAGCACAAGAAACAATGCAGCTTCCATGCTGCTGAACTACAGGTACTGTGGTGTCAGCGTTTGCACAATAAGCCTTCATTTCCTGGGATCATGAACTCAGCTGAATATTGCCTAGAgagtctccttccttccctccctccctccctccttccttccttcttccatgtGTTTGTCCTAACACATGAGACTCAAGTAGCTCCTATTGGAACCTAAAGTCATGATTCATAACAAGAGAATATAAAATCAAGAATGTCTATGTAGATTGGTTATAAaacttagaattttattttcctagaaataaagggaaaaacctGCCTAAAATAAAGACCTGTAAAATATTATTCTGTCCACTAAATATACTGAATTTTAGAACAATTTAGAATCacaagtcaaaaatatttttatttttcaaactacCTGGATAAACATAATGTTTGATGTTTATGTAATTCATGTTAACTATGTGCTTCAAGGTCAGAGAGTTGttcaaaagacaattttaaaattaaaaggagtTAAATTTGTAGCTAAATAAATTTGGTATGGACTTCATTTCTGAATTTGGATTTTCATCCAGGCTCTTGTATCATTTCTAAGGgacaagttaaaaataaattatggcTCATGTGACAGTTAACTGTCTTCTTTTGGTTTAAGTTAagtcttaaaattttaaagaacattaATTGATTATATAGTAAAGGTATCTTTTCTGtttgggaaaggagataaataagGATAAATATACTGTCTCTTAGGAATACTGTAGAAAGCCGGGAAAAAGGAACATAGATTTTGTGAGCAAAAGTTGATATATTTCCTAGCTGTCTATTTGTAGGTCTTCAGGTATTTGGCAATGGTCTGATCTCAGTGACACAAGAGTTGAGTGGCTATAGTAACCACTTTTCTTGACTAGAATACATTATCTCAGACTGTTGGAACATTCATTTTGAATGACTGTTTATATTTTGGGGTATGAAGGATATTTCCACTCAGATGTGTTTTGTTTATCTTATAGAAAAGGAAGTAtggaagaaattatttcaaaggTTTTTGGATAAGATGATAGTGGCTATGATTCATAGTTTTATAGTATAAATACTGTATTAATATAGTATTCaattatttaaagtatttatagTATTTAATGTATAAGTGTtatgatttagaataatttaataatcatctCGTATCTTTTATCTAAGAAAATGAATGTAGTcaattttaggttttcttttttattatgagtACATTCTCCTTGTGAGGCTGTTAGAGAGCAGCAGACATTAGTAATCTCTACATTTAACAGAGAAATTGAAGATGTGTTCTTTTCAAACATAAATTAGAGCTCAGTTGTTTAACAGTATTGCAACTATTTgctttctatattattttatacaGTTCTTTTATTaatgagcaaaaataaaatataagtaccTCCCTGTTGCTTGAAATGAAATTATACGGTATGTTAAGTGTCAAGATTCTATGTCAAGTcggtgattttattttaaaagggttTTAAATTTGGTCAGAAATCCTTTTGACACATAAGAGTTTGTGGAGAGATgagtcatctttatttttttaactatttcacCCTTGCTATTTCTCAAGACAATCCAAATGTAATATCTTCTATAAGCCTTGGAAATTGTGCTGACTTGCCAAGTCACACATAAGTCCTTAGCAATCTTGGTGGCACTTTTAGTGAAGtgttatttccttttataaagCAAAGCTTATTTACCTGTTTGTATTTTCTGTAACAACGTTGAATGACAGCAGCAGCAACTTCCTGCTGTTCCTGTAACGGACGACCCTAAAAtataaggagaaaagaaggaaatagcaatgaCTTCATCCATCTGAATAGAAAATAATGTATCTGAAAATGTCAACTTTTCACAGTCTCCTGAATATTATATAAGGCTGCTACTCAAAGTAATTAAACCCATTATAAACTTCGTTTCTGGGTTACTGCATGTTTAGAGGATTCATTCTAAACATAAATAAGGAAAACCaagcctaaatctgcctctttataatttttcctcattccttcTGTTTCTGCCTGCTGGGGATGAGTAATGAGCAACAAATCTCATCCTTTCACCTGACAGATCTTAAAATCTTTGAAGATAGGGATTGTGCCACAGAGTCTGAGAGCTGGAAGATACCTTTGTGGGCTGCTGTTCTGTCTCTACCACAGTACACCTGATGATATCCATCATTATTTCAAGACCACCATGGAAGGGGAAGCCACCACTATTTGAGGTGCCCCATTCTAAATCTGGACATTAACTGGTGGAAaattttttctgacttcaagcccaaATTTGTGTCTTTGCAACTCTCTTCTgttgttcctggttctgctctcatAGGCCAAGCAACACAGCTCGATTCCTTCTTTCATATGGCAGTttttcaaatacctgaagacaACTGTGATGTCACTCCTGTGACTCCTTTTCATCAGTTTAATATTTCCAGCTCCTTTCAGCCTATTCTTATATGATGTAGACTCAAGCCCTTTCAAGTTcctcattattttcctttgtcttcatCTCCAGATTatcattaaccttttttttaaaggttttgttttattttttttagtttttgcaaggcaatggggttaagtggcttgcccaaggccacacagctaggtaattattaagcgtctgaggccagatttgagctcaggtactcctgactccaggaccactctatccactgccaccacctagccgcccctgatttttgaacaaaaatgtagaactctatacttaatattattatttttttataatggtttttttattaagctatcttaacaaaatggcacacctcctTCATGGTGGGAGAGAAGAGCCTATACTTAATATTATTGAatatcatcttattagattcaaccTGATATTTTAGATTATCTTCTTGTATCATGATTATCATTCAGCTAAACAAACTATCCCATTCAGTTTTgcatcatctgcaaatttgattaGTGTGCTTCTATGTCTTTATCAAATTATTGATAAAGATGTATAAATAACCCAGGGCCAAGTACAGATGCCTGTGGCATTCCTCTGGAGACTTCTTGCCACACTGATACTTAATCATTGGTAACTACTCTTTGAGACTTGCCACTTAaccagttctgaattcaaataacCGTTATTGTTTAGTTCATATCATTCCATCCTCTTCAAAATAATAGCATTACTTGCtgcttaattaattaaattaatatgtaGGTGTTTAGCTGTGTCTGATCATTTGTGACCCTGTGTGGGGTttatttggcaaagataatggagtggtttgacatttacttctccagtggattaaggcaatcagaagctaagtgacttgcttagggtcacagagctagtgggtgtctgaggccaactaGCTGCATGAAACACCTTTTCAAATGTCTACCATAATAAATCTTCTCTTCATTAGGCAAAACTTCCCTAGTCCTTACAGCTGATCCTCTTAAGGTGTGACCTTGAGACCCTTTACCATCCTGGTCAGCCCTTTTTGGATGTTTTGGAGTATTTAGTTATTTAGCATGTTATCACCAGTTAGTATATGACTATTACTGTTAACAGCAGACAAAATAATGGGATGCTGTGGCAACTGTCCCTCTGTGATTAAGGTTACTGACATCTAAAGATTTTTGCAccattgattttaaaatatgatttttgaaggattagagaagagaggaaaaaatgcaacatttctttcatttaagaAAGGATATACAAAAGTAAATGCTTGTTTTAATTCCCTTCAACCTTGACCTTAAAGAATTAGTACTTTTTTCTGTTAGTTTGGTAATTAGTTTTCATGCCTATATAGTGGCAAAACATGGAATAAAAGACACTGAACAACTAGAAATGAGTTAATCACACAGAAGACCATGAAGAGCTGCACTGCTGGCATGGACAGGCTGCAAATGAGGCCAGTGAAAAATAGGAGTTAAAAGCACATTATCAAGAAATTGCatgagagaagagaagatggactgatcagggaaagagaatgaaagaagacAGATGGACAATCAGGGGTTCCACTGGTGCCCTTTCAGTACTAGAAGAAATTAAGGAAGACAACCCACTTATCAGGTGGATCCCTTCTTCCAAATTTATGGGAGGAAATGCATGAAGGGCACAGAGGATGGGTCATTAACATTGTTGGAGGGAAGACCTGAATTGATGCTATCAACTGACTGAAGACTCTTACCTTGTATTTTCTGAAAGCTGTCTGGACAAGCTTGGCAGCTTCATAGAGTTCTCTCTGTTCGTGATCAGACAGAGTTAACTGAGCAAACTCATTTTCTACCTTTTCACTGGTGGATGCACTCAGGAATTCAGACCAGTCTGCCGCTGAGGGTAGGCTTGGTTTCTCAAATGCCATTTCACTGTTTGGTGAGCCTGCGGGGCTCAAGCTGGTGTTAGAAGAAGGGGTCAGGGGCTCATTATATagagttctgaaaaaaaaaagatagacaacCAGAATAGCAGATTAATTGGATGACTTGTGGGGCTTATTTGTGACCTTGTTAATTAATTTTCAGTCAGGAAGATAATACATGAAGGGAATTTTATATCTCAAAACTacataaagaatataaaaatattgcaAACTTAACAAATATACTTAGCTTTTTACAATAGGATAGTTTAATAcctagttttttttaactttcttgcAATTCaactgagagaaaagaaatgtgcATGAAAAAGATCAAGTGTTACAATTAATTATACCGAATTATTGGAGCTTGGGGTGAAGGCTCAACTTGTGACTTCATGGGTAGGGAACGCCCAAGGTAGAAACTTTCTCTGCCACTCTAGTAGGGTATAGTCAGGACACagagagctaagtgacttgtccattggTATGTATCAGGGACGGACTTCTGGCCTTATATGAATTTATGTCCCATGAGAGTTCATAGAAGGAAAGGATCTATGGGAGATGAAATATTTGGGCAAATCTTCTTTCAGGAAatgggtaggatttgaactgagccttgaagaagGGTccctaacattttaaaaactctttttgaATTTGGgtcaactattttttaaaaaatattatgtaagtgttttatttgttttataattatatacaatggtacaataccattttttttttgcccattcTCGCCAGTTGGTAGAATCAAGGGAGCAGATCAAAAGCTGCCCCAACCTATCATTCCACCACCATTTAAATACATGAATTTATTGAATGTTAGTGATCTGTATAGCTTCACTGACCTGATCTGTGCAGCACTTGGTAGATGATCGACATCAGCAAGGTAACTGGCCAGCCAGCTCATTGTGCTGCTAATGGTTGCAGCATCGGTCCTCTCTGTTGCTGGGGGCTCCAAGGGCACAAAATTCTCTCGCTTGATCCGGTCCGGTGTTGCCTCAATAATGTGTTCTGCCAAGGTCATCATATTTAccttaagaagaaaagaagggcctgacatttcaattcaattcttaCGTCTTGTCTGTCTCTCTAGTTCTATGATTATATAATCATTTTACAGGGATTATACAGTATTCTTTTGAATGTGTATAGAGACACAAAGAGACCCTGGGATCTCACTTCAAGATTATAGGTCTCGATTCAAGAACTCTTAATTATATTCCCATCTCTAGGTTCCATCTTTGAGACAAGGTCCTTGAGCTTCTCTCCTCAGAATCAACACAGGCAAATAACACAGACAAACCTATCCTGTAATTTATTCTGAATCAGATTGGTGCATGTCAGAAAATTCCTGCCAATAATATTAACCTAGtgacttgactgaaaaaaaaaaaaaaaggaagtcatttACCTTGtttactttagttttcttatctataaaatgagctggaaaagaaaatgacaccccaagaaaatccctaaataggatcatgaagaatctgacatgactgaacaacagcaaaactaATAGTAGATTATATTACTTTCTCTTAATTCCACTGAATCATTAACTAGGAAGGGcaatataatttaaatgatttcattcattcatttaattgaTAGCATACTTACTCTCTCGGTTACTCAGGATGTTACAGAGATGAACAAGATATAATCtcttctttcaaggagtttatcatCTAATAAAAATGCCATTTACACAAGTAACTATAACACAAGGCTGAATCTAATAAGTGTCATGAGAGATACAAACTAAGGGCTATGTTGAGGTTAGAGGAAGGAACTATTTCTTCTAGTTGAGGGCATAAGAGTCTGCATAATGGCAAAGTGATATGAATCTGGGACATTTAAGGATAGGTAGAATTTAAACATGTAGAAATTAGGGAGTAAAAGGGAATTCCTAATCTGTAGAGAAAAGACTGCAAATAAAGGcatggagaaaggaaaatgtgGAGCATGTTCCAAACCTAGTATGTCATTTGACTTGGCTAGAAGAGATGGTGCATGAAGGACAATAGCAGAAAAAAGCTACAAAGATCTGTTGAAGCCAGATTGAATAAAACTATTTTGTGAAAAGGTcctgataaaaacaaaacaaaaaatccccacAATATTATGTTTCAACAAAATTTTCCaaccttattttcttcatgtGACATAAGAAGTTTTGTCCTAAAGTGCATATGCTCTTAAATTTTTTCACAAAATGTAGCTCTCAGATGGTTCTGAAGCTCTGTGGCTGACCTGCTTATCAGAAAGGATATATACAGCATCCACTTCTTCAGGTTGAACACTCAAAGACTAAGTTTATAAATTCTTGATCATCTGCACTTAAACTCCATAACACTTTCTTTAAAGTGTATTTTATAGATGCCAACATATTCATTTGGTTTATTCAGATTGTTCAGAGAGAAGAGTACACCTTATCGCCCTTATTTCCTTCACTGCATGTCTGTACTGGCTCAGGGGCTGCTTTGCTTTGCTCTTTAGAGTGTCCTTGGACTTAAAAAACAGAAAGGTTACAGAGTTTATTAGCAGCTTAAAAGGAGTAGTCCTTAGACTGTTAATGTCTTCTTGTCTTAAATAGTGACACTACAATCTCTCAGTACCTTCTGTATTCCTCTGGCATTTTGAATCTTTTTACCATTTCTCTCCAATTGGGCAaaatctgataattttttttcttttaggtttttgcaaggcaaatagggttaagtggcttgcccaaggccacacagctaggttattattaagtgtctgaggttggatttgaactcaggtactcctgactccagggctggtactctatccactgtgccaccttgccactCCAAAATCTGATAAATTTTgatacagatggagaaattaaatggCAGTTCTAATGAATTCTTCATGATTTTTAATAACAGTCAAGTGAAAATCAGTTAAAAATATTCTAGACTCCTTAGATCGAAAAAAATgttgtaaatattaaaattttagtaaattaaaattcttttgactGTTACTGTCCACTATCACTCAGAAATCATGTATTATCAGAATGCAGGCTCAAGTTACTTTGATTCGGGATTAGATGAAGGAAAGAAGCATCATTATATGCTGAATGATCATGAATTTAAGAGATGTTTTTGAAATAAAGTTTTCCATAAGGAGAAAATCCATAACTTTgtatttcaaagtctttttcagtacaagcaaaaaaaaaaaataagatgaagcaTTATAATGAAGTGTGGTGTaacaagaataaaataatgaCATCCACTAGCTATGGAAGCCTTATTTAATAGCCTCATATCACATTACCTCCAGCCTGAAAATATACTCCCTGGGACTAACAACAATGGCATGATCATACGATGAATTTATATAGCACCTCTCACCCAAAGAGGCCAAGGCACTTGGCAAATAATATAACCATTAACTTCTAGGTAGAGAGCATCATTCTTCCTAATATACACACAGGAGACTGTAAGACTGCCattaagagggggaaaataaCTTGGCCAGCAAAATAAGCCCAAAATGTTGAGTGGATTTTAGTGAAGTGACGAATGTTTTATAGAGCACAATAGGATAACAATCCTCCCATGTGACCTCATCAAAAAGCTTTGTTAACTTTGAATTGTGGTTGTTTTACTCACCTTAAAGCATCTTCAACaataatagagttaaaattaaaatacccTGAAATTTGGAAAACCTTGGAAAATTATCTATGACAACTGCTCCTCTTAGAAACTCTGCTTTAAGAAGTTAAAAATCTGTTGCAGTAGCTCAACTGTGGGGAAATTTCAGTTCACATTTCATGGATCCACAAGAGTAGATTTTGTAAACCAAAAGGATTCTCAGTATGACTGTGATTTGGTGTCAGGGAAGGAGTCACCATGGGGCTATAGCTTTGTACCTTAACCGTAACAATCTGGGGTCAATAGTCTTCTAGTATGTCAATAGGCTTTCACCCTTTTACAGAGGCTAAACATGATATCTGTACCAGGAAGCCAATTCAAACTCATGAGgacatttatacaaataaaatcttcctgattttgatATATATGTTAGGCCCAAGACCATAAAGTAACTAGTGCTTTCCACTATAAAATCAGCTATAGTGGTGGTTTCTTTGAATTAAAAAGGGACCTACCTGGGACCCCTTTTCAGGAATCAAGTAGAAAATAGCCATATATTCATTAGAGCTATTGAGGAGTTTATTCAGAGAGGGAGGGATATCTCTGAGATCTAGCTTAATGGTAGTTGGACCCTGTTTAGAATATTTGACTCACTGAAACAATAGTAAGATctgatgaacaaaataaaatctgtTCTACAAACCAAAACAGCTACTTCTATGCTCTTATGCATATGTCAGTTAAACTTCTTAGCATTTCACTGGCTAAAAAAAAGTCCATGACCTTTGGAAACTGATGTTCCATTAAGGAAAGCAGGGGTGTTTTGGATTTAGAGTTAggaggtctgggttcaaattctagcacTGCCATCTGTGAGTTTGGGCAAACCATTTTACCTGTTTGAAGCTTAGCTGCAAAATGGTGGGGTTGAGGTAGAATGAATTAATGGGGTAGTGTAATTCCAGTGTTTTCAGAACTTATCAGACCTCATCTGGGCAGAGAAGCTGGAGAGGAAGGTGGGGGATGGTGAAGAGCTTTTATCTCTGTCATGTGAGGAGTTGGGGTGGGGACAAAGTGACTTCCTTAGCTTAGGGAGAAATGAGACAATGTTCTATGTAACTCCAGGGGACAGGCACAAAGTGATCAGTCTTAGGCTCAAGGTATAGTCAAAAGTGGAGTGGGTGACCTGAGAAGTGAGTGGGGTACCCTTCCTGGTAAGGGTCAGATAGTCATTTATGTTAACTGAAAATGGAGATTCCTTTCATAGATGGGTGGGACAGGACGGCTGCCAGGGACCCTTCCATTTCTGGGGTTCCCTTTTCAAGTCCTTGCCTCAACAGGTCTCTGTCAGAATTACTGACCTGTAAGTCATCCATATGCTGCAAGCAAGCCTCATTTTCCACATTTTCTCGGTATGACAACAATTCAGCATCTACCATCTCTCTGTCAGCCATCATTAGGACACTCATCTGTTCTCGCGGGCGAAGCCGGGGTGGTGCTGGGTCCTTGCCTAAGCTGGCTCCCTTCTGGCTTCCTGTTACCTGCACTGCAGACACACCAATGTAAAGGTCTTTGGAGTTCCACTTGACTCCAGGCTGAGCTCCAGAGCCCCGGAATCCTGCAGCCTCTGGAGTGTGAGGGGAGACTTCCCGGCTATAATCCCTTATTCCTTCAGTGGGACTGATTGTCTCAGAGACACATTGCTTGGAAGCGGGGCTCTGCTTTCTGATGCTTGGTTGTTCCAGACTCAGTGCAGTGGAGAGCAGTTTCTCCTGTCTTGGCTGGAAGTACTCAGGGTTCAACTTATGCTTTTTGGGAGCAGGATAATCTTTGTGGCTCTCACTGCTATAGTAATTAGAGGGCTCAGACCTAGGTCTTCTCAGCTctgaaaggaaagcagaaagggcAGTCAGGAGCAGTAATGGAACAAGAACTCTCATAGAGAAAGCACTTAGGAGATAAAGTTTAACgtcagaactcaaaatcttaaccCAAGTattgaaacattttaatttacattcaCTAAGACAATTCTCTTCTGGGAAACTTGAATTTCCTGCAGGTGCACAGACTTCCTATTATCTTTGGCACACTTTATGGGGCAAGTAAGGGAGGAGCTCCCAGAGCTAAAGGGACAAGCAGAGTCAGCAAAGGAAGTGGATCTACATCAATGACACACATTGTTTTTTCAAGTAAACTTCAAGAGAGAATAAAAACCATAGTAAATTCTGAGAATTAATAATAGAAGTCTGAAGAAGgaattatttcaatttgtttgtttgtttttttacctgGATTTGTACTTGCAATAACAGTGATTCCCTTCTGTGATTCTGAAGAGGTGATAGTTTCTCCATGCCACTGGGCTATCCAGCTGTCTGTATTGGATTCTCCACTCGGTGGGCAGTGGATTCTGGGGTTCTGTCCGAGCTGAACCTGCTCATCTCTCTGCAGCTGCTCCAGACATTCTGCCAATTTTACGTGACCCCGGGATCGGGCAATGGACAGAGGCAGCCTTCCCAGTGAGTCAGGAATAGAAATAGCCCGGCGGTCCCATTTGTACAACACAACAGCAGCATCCATGTGTCCCAGGGCACATGCCCACATCTAAAAAGTAAAGTGACAAGAAGTCTATCTTTTCAGAAAGCTTTCTCAAACTTGTTTTACTTTTAGTTGATTGGCTCCAAAATGCTCTCAAATTtttgagaattttgtttttccaCTGCCAAGCTTAATGGGATTATGTAAAATATAAGcatcagaaataattttaataaataccaCATATGAGTGAAATATAACAGTGTAGAACTAGGCAATCCCCACTTCCGGATTAAGAAAATTCATGAAGCTTTTTCCTTACCAGAGGAGTGCATGAAAAATGATCCACATTCAAAGGGTCAACTTCCAGTTCCAAATCAATGCTATCAGCATGCTTAGTTCTGTAAGGAAGTAACAGGAATTTTtcaacaaattatatattttgtttgaaactgacaaaatcaaaactttttaTGACAATGAAAACTGGCATCTAACATCCTGCCCCTAAAGAAGAGACCTGGCATTCCACTGGCTTGGAGAGTTGGGCAATTTGGATACAGTCAATGGCCTACAGGAAATCAAGGAAATCAACCTTAGGACTGGTTGCCCAGATCAGTGTCTCAGGGAAGAATGCATCAAAAGTCTCTCCAAAAGTGTCTAGAGGGCAAGTTTTCTCCAACACTGTAGAATTAAAGGAATGGCAAGAGATAACAGCTTCTTTTTGCTGATGGAACTTCTGGAGGAAGCAATTTGCTATGTTTCATGAGCTCCTCCCATTCCCCATCCAAACACAGTCCACGTGAACCACACACA
This region includes:
- the CAMTA1 gene encoding calmodulin-binding transcription activator 1 isoform X2, encoding MSILERLEQMERRMAEMTGSQQHKQGVGSGSSGGSNGSGTGGSQAQCASGTGTMGSCFESRVVVVCEKMMSRACWAKSKHLIHSKTFRGMTLLHLAAAQGYATLIQTLIKWRTKHADSIDLELEVDPLNVDHFSCTPLMWACALGHMDAAVVLYKWDRRAISIPDSLGRLPLSIARSRGHVKLAECLEQLQRDEQVQLGQNPRIHCPPSGESNTDSWIAQWHGETITSSESQKGITVIASTNPELRRPRSEPSNYYSSESHKDYPAPKKHKLNPEYFQPRQEKLLSTALSLEQPSIRKQSPASKQCVSETISPTEGIRDYSREVSPHTPEAAGFRGSGAQPGVKWNSKDLYIGVSAVQVTGSQKGASLGKDPAPPRLRPREQMSVLMMADREMVDAELLSYRENVENEACLQHMDDLQVNMMTLAEHIIEATPDRIKRENFVPLEPPATERTDAATISSTMSWLASYLADVDHLPSAAQIRTLYNEPLTPSSNTSLSPAGSPNSEMAFEKPSLPSAADWSEFLSASTSEKVENEFAQLTLSDHEQRELYEAAKLVQTAFRKYKGRPLQEQQEVAAAVIQRCYRKYKQYALYKKMTQAAILIQSKFRSYYEQKKFQQSRRAAVLIQQYYRSYKECGKRKQSRRAATIVQQKLRSSLLTKKQDQAARKIMRFLRRCRHSPLADHRLYKRGLNVFGTQRCVLNCRQHALGCHSYWAFLSFFCNPNEISGKWQDLPFPKFPTSHFSSKSNR
- the CAMTA1 gene encoding calmodulin-binding transcription activator 1 isoform X1 translates to MPSGRPGAEAPRRAASTYNQFRMSILERLEQMERRMAEMTGSQQHKQGVGSGSSGGSNGSGTGGSQAQCASGTGTMGSCFESRVVVVCEKMMSRACWAKSKHLIHSKTFRGMTLLHLAAAQGYATLIQTLIKWRTKHADSIDLELEVDPLNVDHFSCTPLMWACALGHMDAAVVLYKWDRRAISIPDSLGRLPLSIARSRGHVKLAECLEQLQRDEQVQLGQNPRIHCPPSGESNTDSWIAQWHGETITSSESQKGITVIASTNPELRRPRSEPSNYYSSESHKDYPAPKKHKLNPEYFQPRQEKLLSTALSLEQPSIRKQSPASKQCVSETISPTEGIRDYSREVSPHTPEAAGFRGSGAQPGVKWNSKDLYIGVSAVQVTGSQKGASLGKDPAPPRLRPREQMSVLMMADREMVDAELLSYRENVENEACLQHMDDLQVNMMTLAEHIIEATPDRIKRENFVPLEPPATERTDAATISSTMSWLASYLADVDHLPSAAQIRTLYNEPLTPSSNTSLSPAGSPNSEMAFEKPSLPSAADWSEFLSASTSEKVENEFAQLTLSDHEQRELYEAAKLVQTAFRKYKGRPLQEQQEVAAAVIQRCYRKYKQYALYKKMTQAAILIQSKFRSYYEQKKFQQSRRAAVLIQQYYRSYKECGKRKQSRRAATIVQQKLRSSLLTKKQDQAARKIMRFLRRCRHSPLADHRLYKRGLNVFGTQRCVLNCRQHALGCHSYWAFLSFFCNPNEISGKWQDLPFPKFPTSHFSSKSNR